One Seriola aureovittata isolate HTS-2021-v1 ecotype China chromosome 3, ASM2101889v1, whole genome shotgun sequence genomic window, CGTTTAGtgatcagtgttttctttcagcAGCAAAGGCAACAACCTTTGATCGTGTGAAGTCTGGGTGTCGCTATCAgtcagtaaaacacacacacacacacacacacacacacacacacacacacacacacacagagacactgtctGTATGTTCGTATTTACGCTTGGATGACATCTCTGCAGATCAGGACGTGAACTCGCCAGACGGGACTTGCTCTCTGAGCTGTAATATCACTTATCACCGGGAGGCAGTAAATTAGATTTGCCCTGGAGTGACCTTTCATTTCCCTTTGATATCTCGTAGGTTGTTGCTCTGTCTACGCGTGTTGAGTTGACATTAGTGCATCAGTCTTCAGGTGTGTGGATATACAGGTCTGTTTCTTCGTTTGTCCGTAAAGACGTAGAGTCTAAAATAATCCCAGATAATTGTTGCAGCTTCTTAAGATCCGTTTGTTCACACGCTTCTGTCGTTTTGTTAAATTGCAGATGGCGCCGGAAATGACAGCAGCAACCTTCTCTGTCCTGGAGCTCGTCCACATGAGGCCAGGAGAGGTCTGGGTTTCCGCCAGACCCAACTGATCCGCCATCTCTCCGTCACTCTCAGGTGTGTGATATCAGCTGGTGGTAAAAGAAATCTCAGAAAAACTTGAGTGAGAAGTAAAATTACTTGTGTAATAATGTACTCAGATACAAAGTACACCAGTTAAACTGCACTCTGAGTAAACTTTACTGcgttacatttttttaaagggggaagaggaggagtaaaAAATATGGTGACAACAATAACATATGGTAAAGCTATTACATTAAAGAATATCTGTATTCAGAAtaaaggagcagcagctgcagctgacgGATACAGATGTTGTCGATGCTGTTCAGTGTTGcacacatctgtctgaacatccTCCATAATCTGCCCTAACACCAGCTTCTCTAGTTCTCGATGCAAACTATAACCAggacaatataataatataataaatatttatatccTGATATCAGATCCCTGATGTATAAAGACTGACGCCTCGGTTTAAAGGAAAGTAAAATATTGCCgccaaaatgaccataaagtttAATCAACACCTTTCTCTTAAGCATTAATGAAAGTTGGGCTTTATTGCGGCTGTTTGATTAAATTACATGTTTATTGCAGTATCGACCTTCAGTTTATCAGTTTGAACAGCGCATCGATTGTTGTAGCAGGAGAAACATCTGATCAGTATGAAGGACCAGGACCTCACAGGAAAAGTAacaaagcatttccttaatttcatatttcataggCATTAAGAACAGGAGTTGTAAGAATAATTTATAAATGACTGATCCATCAATAActacttcagatttaaaaacagcatataaccctaattaaatacatttatcaattcatgaataaataataaaaaaaaaaaactatttgaaaagaataaataactAGATTCCATCTTCAATTTTCATTTCCTTATtgcagctgcttttctttttcctattAGCTAATGGATTAGCTTAGTCACTTAGCCTCTCTGTGACACTCTGGGTCTTCAGTGGTAAAACCAGGCTAAACATTCCCAATGGGAtgtaacaagctctctgattggttggagagctAACCAATCATATTATATCTGGGGTTTACCAGCACAGAAAGCCCAGAGTGTCACAGAAAGGCTAAATGACGAAGCTAATCAATTAGCTAATAGGAAatggaaaagcagctggaaagaggaaaaaagatattaaagcattttaaaaatgtcttttcaaatagTTTGTAATTAGTTGTATTAATTATTCATGTattaatgaatgtatttataaacAGTGTATTAAACAAGTTTTTTAAATCCCCATTTAAATcttaagtatttattgatgtatCAATCATTCTTTTATATTACAATTCTGTTTACAATTCCTATCTTACATGCCtagtaaaatatgaaatgaaggaaatgcttTGTTACCTTTCCTGTGACGTCCCTGGTCCTCCACAGGTCAGAGGGTATTTCATTTGTCTGGTTCAATCTTTTCTCTATGCGGATAGTGGATTGGAGATCGGACTGAAAGGCAACACCCTCTATTATTTTCACTAGTTACATAAAACTAGTTTCACTCTGGTGACATGAGGCAGAAAATCAAAAGATTTCCCTGTGTGattataatgtttgttttgaatttttgtgATCAATAACTTGTGTGCAAAACTCGCTTTCCTGCcccacagaaaaaagaaattatgcTTTATTTGTTAACTCAGTGAAAATAGACGAACATAGTTCTTAAACACTCCTTTATCTGAGAGcttttcctggttttaattttccTTGAATTGTTTGACTTCTCTTAAAATTATTCTCTTAAACTCCTGATCgttttaattgttttctctgtatttcttctctttgaaatctattgattaatttaatttttttgctgTCTTCCAAaacagattattatttattattattatttaaactgtttgtaaagtttttttttttttctatcttttcatgaatagtttttattatgtttattttttttaatgtacattcaggtctctcttgaaaagTAGATCTCTGTCTCAGTGGGATTTTATAAAAATTAATCTCAACCAAACAAAACGGGATGTTAGTTCATGGTGCAAAGAGACAACGTTGTCTAAAGTCTATTTCCTGCGTGTGTTTGAGTAAAACTGAGTTGCTGGGTTATTCTCAGGGTTATTAATAAGCGTGTGCAGCCAGTAACAATGACACAGACCGCTGCCAGTAAACTGGCGTCATGTGCGCGGCGGCTCAATTGGAAACGTGTGACTCTGGTCGCTgctgacggaggaggaggaggaggaggaggagggaataaggaggagaggagggaaaacatgttCATGGGTCCATTCCTGCAGGATTAGGGAGGAAAATGCAGCCACTCTGAAACAAAATGTGGGTGGGGGGAGGTGAGGCTTCCTGTTGACCTGCTGTAACAGATTCTTCCTCCTGATGAAGACTTCAGGGTCAACCCAGCTGCGACTATGTTTCCAAATGTTCCTCTATATCCTGGGTTTGTTGTAAGTCCCTCCCTGTGAGGCCGCGGCGCCGCAGAGCTCATCCTGTTTCTTGTTtattaagttttaaaatcttGTCGTCTGTCCAGGTGCAAAGGGGAGGCAACATGTCTGTGACCTGCCGGAAAGCGAGGGTGTGCTACGTGATGATGCTCAACGTCTTCCTCTGCGTCCTGATCGGCGTGTTACGTAACCACGGGCACGACAAAGGTGACCGCCGTGTGATTCGAATCCCGACCGAGACGTTTTGGCGGCAACACGCAGTGAGCGCATCGTTCTGGAACAAGGAGCAGCAGCGCCTGGACTTCATCTACAACCCCGTCATCAACTCCGCGATCTCCGGTAACTCCATCGCCGAGCTGCCGGATTGGCTGAACGACACCGGGCCCCTCGACCCCTGTGAACCAGACTACAGAGTCCCCACGCAGATCGTGGACTACAACACGCTCCCGAAGCAATTACAGGATTTTCTTTTGCACATGCGCTGCAGGACGTACCCCATGATGATAAACCAGCGCCGCGTCTGTGACGAGAAACCCTTCCTGCTGTTGGCGGTCAAATCCCTGACCCCGCATTTTGACCGTCGGCAGGCTATTCGTGAAACCTGGGGACGGGCGGGCGTCTTAGCCAATCGGACCGTGGCGACCGTGTTCCTGCTCGGCGACACCATGTCAGTGGACCACTTCCCAGACCTGCTGGGTATGGTGGGCCACGAGGCGAACCTCCACAAAGACCTCCTCCAGTGGGACTATCGGGACACCTTCTTCAACCTCACCCTGAAGGAGGTCCTCTTCCTGGAGTGGTTCAGCCAAAACTGTCCCCAGGCCCAGTACGTCCTCCAGGGCGACGACGACGTCTTTGTCAACACTTTGCGAATTATCGACTTCCTGGAAGGCCTGTCGGAGGTCAAGGCGAAGGATTTGTTCATAGGCGATGTCATCAGCAACGCGGGTCCACACCGAGACAAAAAACTGAAGTACTTCATCCCTGAGAGCGTGTTTGTGGGCCGGTACCCGCCCTACGCCGGCGGCGGAGGTTATCTGTACTCTGGGGAGTTGGCGCTACGCCTTCACAACATCTCTCAACAGGTCGTCCTGTATCCCATCGATGACGTGTATACGGGGATGTGTCTGAGGAAGCTGGGTCTGGTTCCCGAGAAGCACAGTGGGTTCAGGACCTTTGACATTGAGGAGAAGTACAGGTACAACAGCTGCATCTACAGGAGCCTGATGCTGGTTCACAGCCGGACGCCGCAGGAGATGTTGAAGATCTGGTCGTGGATCGTCCGTCCGGAGCTGGAGTGCCAGTGAACGCCGTCAATGATTGTTCGAATATaacctttttaaattattttaaatcctGAACAACCTctgtgttaattttttttaaagaaatttaaataatttattaactGTATTTTAAAGTCGACtgtatttgtgaataatttCTTTTCCATAAGTTTTATATTCACATAAAAGAAAGGAGCATATTTGGCATCATTTTCCCCCACTGCCGCTAATGTCAGCAAGATAGCGTGTGTGGAGGATACCCCAATGTCTGCacatgctaactgctaacacaTATAAACATAAGGTTAGCATGCAGCAGGCTAATGTTAGAGTGTGGTACGCTGCATTTGGAAAGTTTCTCATGTTTGGGACTCGCAGTCGTCATTGGACAACTGAAGACAGATGTGTAATTTCAGAGTTGGTCGTGTCAGGGTTAAAAATAATGTGTATCAACACTTTAACACTATATCCATCATATTGGGTTTAATTACCCTGTTTTTGAGCTTTCCTTAAACTCGATGTAATGTGGTTAAACGTCCAATGCGttaggatttagtggcatctagtggtgaggttGTAGATTGCAACCAGCTGCGACCAAGCGTGTAGGAGAACCTACGGCGGCCTTCAGGTAACATAAAAATGCCTAGTCTGTGTCTAGAGTCGGTGTTTGGTTTGTTCGTTcagggctactgtagaaacatggcggtGCAACATGGCGGGCTCCATGGACGCTATGTAGATATGAAGGGCTCAATCTGAGCTAACGTACGTGATTACGAATATTCAATTTCTGCCAATAGATTCtactaaatcctacacactggtccttcAAGAATTATGTTGTGCTCTGTATGCTACATGCTAATGCTACCACTGCTATGTTATCATGGTACTGCTAATGTTTGTATATGTGCAGCTAGCATGCGTGCAGGTTGATTATTTCGCCCATATAAACTCTGAATCAGTTTTTGGTTGACGTGctcttcctcctgttcatacAACACATTACAAAGATCCCTTCCTCATGTCATTCAGCGTGAGTGAGTCCTCGCTCTGAGAGAAAGTCTATTCAACGCTTTATCTAAAGGTCAAATGAGTCAAAACAAGTGGTGATCTTCCAAATTCGCACTTTTATTACAAAATTCCCTCTTTTTAATTTTAGTGTTTCTGTGCAGTCGAGGAATTGAAACACAAAGGGACCAAAGaaactgtaaatatgtaaaatattaactcTTTTTATTAACTCACTTGCTCATATTAGCTTAGCTGAACTTTTGGATATAAGTTGTACAGTGAACGCAGACTGTGGAAGGGATTTCTGCATGGCCAGTATGGACAGGAGGGGGGgtgcatgtctgtctgtctccatgtgACTTCACATCACGTGAGCCACTCTGCAAATTAGCAGCATTATCACGTGCGTGTTGATTTTCCAGTGGATATTATTCATGTTTacagacatttttcaatatGCACCGTGCTCATGTATTAAAAGCTAAAGAGAGATGATGGGAGATTTAATCTCGATGGTTTAATGATATTTAATAAGCCACTACAAGGACAGCATAGATCTCCACAGACTTTCTAATTTCACATTtgtacagtaaaaatgaaaaaacgctctgtattctttgtttttaacatcccaactgttgctgctgttactgaGAATTGATcctgtatatttgtatttgtattgacGAAGGACCAAGTCATTGTCTGTTCtgtagtttgtttatatttttctttatagttTATGGTTTTTTCCCTTCAtgagtaaaattaaaaataatctttttgtGTCTTGTATGTataattgtgttgtttttttgtttttttataaataaaatataagcaaaaattgaatttttcattattttgttactGGAAGACAAAGTAATGAAGTAAAACACTTTCAGgtgcaatttaaaaataaataaataaataataataattaaaaaaatgatgacaTGTATTTAGAAATTATtcaaaattattgttttattaaagtaaTTATGAACTCACATTTTCTAGATTGGCATTGCTGTGGACACAGTTGTAATGTTTTTCGATATTTATTGTCTTATTTGTGgtgttttatataaaaactgACAGTTCCTTTCCTACCACTTCCTGTGGTGAAACaaaggtgaaaaacaaagagttaggaaaatgtgcattttcactgctgcagatCAATGTGTTGAAGTACTGAATGTAAAATACAATAGTGACCCCTGCTGGACAGATCTGATACTAACCTCCAGCACAGGAAGCTCAATCAGCAAATTGATGAGGTTCAGCTGCTCAGACCAGAAAGGAAAACAGCAGTTTACCTGAAGCCGAGAGCGTCGACTCGAATTCACCTCGTCtcacatttcagtcatttaactCGGTCGCAAGATGctgcacacagacagctttaacttAAAACGTGTGCCGCTCATATTTCTGCTCATATTTGGTCAATGTTGGAAACACTGTGCTGCACAGGTGAGCTGCCGTCCTCTCTGTAAGATCAACTGGTTCAAGTTTAAAGCTGAATGTGATGTAGTTCTGTTTCCTTCTTCTGATTGTAGGTgaacagagaagaggaaaacgAGCCTCCAGGTGAGACTGAGAACAGGCTTTTTACAGGTAAATCTGCTGCTTTACTGTTAAACGCAGAGTTAGAAAGCAGCTTTTGCAGGTAAACAAAGTCAAAGTCTCCAAACTACCTCTAAATCTCAGTTCAGAGTTTCAGATAAATACACTTGTTAGTTATTTGAATTCAaactttttgctttttaaaagttGCGTTCATCACTGGTGAAAATCACTGTTTGAAAGCTGTTGCTGGAAGTTTCACCTGTTCACCCTTTTCCTGTTTCCCACACACCTGTGACACTGAGTAAAGCTGAACTCTGACTTTAACAGGTGAGCACATTCATTCAAACTCACTGGTATAATtctatgtttttgttattttgaacaAACCCCAAGAAAAGACCAACACGAGCTTCTAACacgtactgtgtgtgtatctaaaGTCTGACGGCCCTAATTTAATAcacttattatatatatatatatatatatataatatttaaaatatttaatttaattcctCTGAGCCTCAGCGCTGCGTTGTCGTccagaaaatgttaaaaacacttcagtgaGTCACATCATCCCACTGCCCTGAAAACTCACGAGAGTGTAgattaatccgccactgaaaatagtccccaacaaatgcaccacTTCCTCCTGTTTTAATTCAAAACTACAcgagcagctgtttgaggaaattAGAGAATGATTTTAAGAAGTGAAACAATCCGTGAGGAGTTTGTAAGCTTTATGTCGTCAGTAGGAACCAACAGCGGCGAGGACTTAGATTTTAACgcgttgttggttttggtctgttCATGGGATTtgtagaagaaaaataaaaatcatgaaATAGAAATCATGAGAAGGAGAATGTGAATTTGATCATTTACCTTGAATATCATGAACAGCTGACGATATGTTTGTTGGTTGATTTTCATGTTctggagaaagaagaagattAGTCCcacagggaggaagaaaaagaaactgcaaaaatgtcaatatcaaatacattaataaataatagataataaaatgtacaattagatatttaaatgacaaaaaagcag contains:
- the LOC130166419 gene encoding N-acetyllactosaminide beta-1,3-N-acetylglucosaminyltransferase 2-like, with the translated sequence MSVTCRKARVCYVMMLNVFLCVLIGVLRNHGHDKGDRRVIRIPTETFWRQHAVSASFWNKEQQRLDFIYNPVINSAISGNSIAELPDWLNDTGPLDPCEPDYRVPTQIVDYNTLPKQLQDFLLHMRCRTYPMMINQRRVCDEKPFLLLAVKSLTPHFDRRQAIRETWGRAGVLANRTVATVFLLGDTMSVDHFPDLLGMVGHEANLHKDLLQWDYRDTFFNLTLKEVLFLEWFSQNCPQAQYVLQGDDDVFVNTLRIIDFLEGLSEVKAKDLFIGDVISNAGPHRDKKLKYFIPESVFVGRYPPYAGGGGYLYSGELALRLHNISQQVVLYPIDDVYTGMCLRKLGLVPEKHSGFRTFDIEEKYRYNSCIYRSLMLVHSRTPQEMLKIWSWIVRPELECQ